Sequence from the Desulfovibrio sp. TomC genome:
TGAAACGGCCCGTCGCCCACCGCCACCTCGGCCACAGCGCCGTTTTCTCCGGCCACATCGCCAAAGAGCCTTGGAAACCAGGTCAGATCAAGCCGGCGCGCCGGGTAGCCGGTGGTCAGTTCGTAGGCGACGGCGCAGGGTTTGGCGTCGGGACACGAGGCTGCCGGCTGGCCGGGAAGCTTGACCGCCGTTGTCTGGACCGCCCAGGCGTCCGGGACAAATCCGGCGTCGGTGAATAATGGCAAAAGCGCGGCTGTCCCCGTCTCTCCAGGCGTGAGGCTGGCGGCCATGACCGCCGGCCCGGCCAGAGGAATCTGCAGCCGCACCGGTTCCCACTGGGCCGGATCGGCCAGGCGGGCCGCCCGGCGGCTTTTGACCGGCCCCTGGGGGGCTACGGCGGTCGGCCCCAGCGTCAGCCACAGGCCGCCGGGATTGCCGGCCAATTCCAGGCTGTCCGGCTCCAGGGGATCAGGGCCGGGATTGCCCAGGATATGCGAGACGCCGTTGGCCAGCCGGTCGGCAAAGGGGCAGGCCCGGCCCGAGGGATCAAGGACGTAGCGGCCAGGGTAGACCGTGCCGGCCGGACAAGGGGCCACCGTGGTATTGATCGCCAGCCGCCTGGCCGTCTCCCCGGCTGCGGTGTCGCCCGGCCCGGGATCGCCGGACACGGCCAGGGTGACGGCCAGGCGCGTGACGGCCACCGGTCCCCGGTCAAAGCCGGGGTCAAACAGCAGGCGCACGGTCAGCGACGCAGCCGGCGGCAACGGCCGGTCCGGCCGGTACGGGGTCAGGGAATCCCGGTCCGATCCGACCAGGACGCTGACCCGGCCCGAGGGCGGCTCGTCGGGGTAGGCGGCCGCGTCGCTGCCCAGGTCCAGGCCGGCCAGGGCCACGAGCTGGCCGGGCAGCGGCGTGAACACGTAGCTGGCCTCGCCGGAACGCCCCCGGTCGGCCAGGGCCAGGGACGTGCCCGTGGCCCGGATGTTGCGGCTGCCGGCCAGTTCGGCAAAGGCGGCCTCGGGCGTCAGGCTGGCCGTAAAGGTCCCGGTTGACGGCACAAGGGGCGTGGCATTGGCCAAGGGCAGCCGCCAGATGTTGGCCCGGGCCAGCTCGGCAACCGGCGCGGCTCCGGCCGGTGGCGGCGTGCCGGGCGAGGCCGGGACCAGGAGCAGGCATTCCCGGGCCACCCGGCCATCCTCGTCCTCGCCCGGCTGGGCCGGCAGGAATGCCCGGGGCAGATACCAGCGGACAAAGGTCTCGAAATAGGGCCGTGTCCAGGGATCGGCCTCGCGCCACAGGGCCAGCGACGCATCCGGCGCGGCGTATTGACGTAAGGTCGCGGCCAGGGTTTTCAAGCGGCTGTCGTCGCGGCGGTAAAAAAACGGGGCCGCCCCGAGGCTCGGCCAGGCCAGGGCCAGCCCCAGAAGCAGGGACAGGACATGGACAACCCGGCGGGCCGCCACGCGCTCGGTCAGGCGGGAAAACCCGAGGCCCACGGCCAGCAGGGCGGCAAACAGGCACGGCAGCACGTAGCGCACCTGGAAATGGTGGGCGCTGTCGGCCCGGCCCCAGACCAGGGCGAAACTGGTCGCAAAAAGCAGGGCCACAACCACCGCCCCCCGCCGCCGGCCAGGCAGGAGCAGGCCCAGACCCAACCCGACGACCGCCGGCCCGGCCAGGAGCCAGGGCAGTTCCGGGCGGCCGAGAAAGGCGGCGTAGTGGCTGGAAAAAGCGGCAAACGTGCCGGTCAGGGCCGCGCCCAGGGCGGGGCGGGCCTGCATGCTCGGGGCCAGCAGATAGGCGCGCATCCCGCTGGTGGCCAGCCACCAGGGAGCCAGGACGGCCAGGACCAGCCCCAGGGACCCGGCCAGCCCGATCAGGGTCCGTGATCGCGGCGGCGCGGCCGCACCCGGAAAGGCCAGGGCCAGCCCGGTCAGGACCAGGGCCAGCCCCAGGGTCGCGGCCGACAAGTAGGAGGTGGCGCAGGCGGCGGTCAGGGTCAGGGCGAAAACGGCCCAGTCCCGGCGATGGCCGCCGTCAAGCGCCCGCCACAGGGCCAGCACGGCTCCAAGGGTCAACGCCCCGAACAGAGCATAGAGGCGCACCTGCTGGCTGACGTCGATCTGGTAGAGATTGACCGCCACGGCCGCGCCGGCAACGATGCCGCAAGCCCGGCCGCCCAGGCGCTTGCCGAGGAAATAAAGCAGCGGCGCACAGGCCGCCCCGGCCAGGGCCGCCGGCAGACGCGCATAAAAGTCGCTGTGGCCAAAGAGGTCGATCACGGCGTGGATGATCAGATAATACAGCGGCGGCTGGAAATCGATATAGGGCGGATACTGCCGGGCCGCCCCGGCCAGGACGCCGGCAAAGGACGGTTCCAGGGCGCGGGCAAGGGTGGTCAGCTCGTCGTAAAACGACATCGACGGAT
This genomic interval carries:
- a CDS encoding glycosyltransferase family 39 protein, which codes for MKRILSHPWPLALFVLALAPRLYALGDPSMSFYDELTTLARALEPSFAGVLAGAARQYPPYIDFQPPLYYLIIHAVIDLFGHSDFYARLPAALAGAACAPLLYFLGKRLGGRACGIVAGAAVAVNLYQIDVSQQVRLYALFGALTLGAVLALWRALDGGHRRDWAVFALTLTAACATSYLSAATLGLALVLTGLALAFPGAAAPPRSRTLIGLAGSLGLVLAVLAPWWLATSGMRAYLLAPSMQARPALGAALTGTFAAFSSHYAAFLGRPELPWLLAGPAVVGLGLGLLLPGRRRGAVVVALLFATSFALVWGRADSAHHFQVRYVLPCLFAALLAVGLGFSRLTERVAARRVVHVLSLLLGLALAWPSLGAAPFFYRRDDSRLKTLAATLRQYAAPDASLALWREADPWTRPYFETFVRWYLPRAFLPAQPGEDEDGRVARECLLLVPASPGTPPPAGAAPVAELARANIWRLPLANATPLVPSTGTFTASLTPEAAFAELAGSRNIRATGTSLALADRGRSGEASYVFTPLPGQLVALAGLDLGSDAAAYPDEPPSGRVSVLVGSDRDSLTPYRPDRPLPPAASLTVRLLFDPGFDRGPVAVTRLAVTLAVSGDPGPGDTAAGETARRLAINTTVAPCPAGTVYPGRYVLDPSGRACPFADRLANGVSHILGNPGPDPLEPDSLELAGNPGGLWLTLGPTAVAPQGPVKSRRAARLADPAQWEPVRLQIPLAGPAVMAASLTPGETGTAALLPLFTDAGFVPDAWAVQTTAVKLPGQPAASCPDAKPCAVAYELTTGYPARRLDLTWFPRLFGDVAGENGAVAEVAVGDGPFQPVDAFASTRSGRWDGLGVTRRASFDLGRATGTIRVRFRLSGDGAQLWSSPETPLAAVLSLDTRSLPVVSLPPGETALTAECPGQCDATLGFGVE